CGTGGATCCCTAGCGAAGCAGCGCGGAAACGCCACAGCACGACGGCGGAGAACTGGTCTGGCACTTCATCGACGGACGGCAATGCGTACTGCACGATGGCAATGAATACAGCGAAGGTCACGCCGGCCAAGATCGCTGCGTTCCAAGTGCCCAGTCGGGTGCGAAGACGTTGAGCCAACGCAACCGCCAAGATCAGCGCCGCTACGGCGACCACGATCATGAGAAAGAAAAGTCCGGTTCGTGAGCCGACCGTATCCGGGTTCCCGACTGCAGGAGGGCTGGCCGGATATTTGATGTTGGGTACAAGCACAATGGCGACATAGGCGCCCAAGGCAAGCAGCGCTGCCGTCGCGCGCGCTCCGAGATGTCCGACGCGGCCATAGGCAAAGGCAAAAACCAGTGCGAACAGCCCGCCGATCGCCGCGCCGTAGATCACGACGCCGGTCAACAGACCGAGGCCGGCTTGGGTATCGCGGCTAACGAGTTCGGCTTCCGGTGCGTTATCGTGTGTGTGCACTCCGCCGGCGGCGGTTGCATCGTGGGTATGCGCTGCGACGGGTGCCGATGTAGTCGCCTTGGTCATCAGCTCTTCGAACGCGATTGCGCGATCGATCTGCGGTTCACCGAAGACGCGCGCGAATCCGAATGCCAATAGACCGGCAATGACACCTACGAGCATTCCCCGCAGGAGAAGACCTCCGACCATGACGGTTCCCTCTCAATGACAGGGAAAACCGAGAAGGTGTCGGCCGTCGTGGAGGAACTCATGGACATACATGCCAGGGATCAGCGACGTGGCTCCCTGCTCGGCGCCGACAAAATAGATCGCGACCAAGAGGAGGAGGCTGCCGAAGACGGCCCAGGGCATGATTTCGCCGGCTGGGACGGGGACTGGGCGGGTATGGGGAGCAAGAACGATATCGGTCATATTGAAGCCTCCTGGGATTACGCGTCCCGTCGATGACAAGCTATGCAATGGGGAGGGTCTGACTTCCGGACCGCGTTCTCATGCGATACCGGTCACAGTGGCGCGACCGCCCGGATTTACACCGGCTTCCTGTCCCATCAATAAAGTCACACTATCGGCGCGATAACACGACTGTCAATGGGATCGCGTCAGATTGTACAAGAGTAAGCGATTCATCCGGGGACACGAGATCGATGCCTGCGCGCCTTACCTTAATATGTCACGGAGCAACGGCGGCAACGCGCGCATCTGCCTTTCCGCTTGACGAGCCGCTTGAGGAGGGCGTCGAGGAGCAGGCAAGAAAGCTCGGCCTTTCGTTGCGGCGCTGGAATCGCGCGGTGACCAGCCCTGCGCTTCGCGCGCGACAAACCGCGGAAGCCCTTTCGCTTAATGCCGTTGTGGATACGGCATTACGAGATTGCGACTATGGGCGCTGGAGCGGTCGCAAGCTCGCCGACATTCAGGCCGCACACCCGGCGGACGTTACGACCTGGCTCTCCGATTCTGAAGCCGCCCCACACGGCGGCGAGTCGCTGCGCGCGCTGATGCTGCGTGTCTCGGAGTGGATGGCTGCCAGGTTGCACGACAATGGTCACACGATTGCGGTTACCCACGCATCGGTTATCCGTGCGGCCGTCGTCGACGTGCTGGGAGCACCAAGCGAGTCGTTTTGGCAAATCGATGTCGATCCGCTTAGTCTTGTTGATTTACGCTCCGATAAGCAGCGTTGGGCTTTGCGCGTATCCCAATATAGGCGATAGCATCGTCGATGGGTGGGATTGGCCGAATGGCCTCCAAAAGATGGTCAACAGCCGGATGTTTTTTTGGGATTATCGCATGGTTATTTAGACCAAGCATATTAAATTGGGGTGAAGCGCATCAATTTAGGTCTCGTGGACAAAAGGGATTCCCAAATCAACTGATATTTGATTCAAGGTCGTGTCTTGAGAGGAGGCGCGCGGCATTGGGCGAACTAATTGGGCTTTCGGATAGCGAGTGGGCGGTCATAGAATACGGCAAGTGGAACAGCGTCTTTCGGCGGTTCCGACGCTGGGTCGAAACAGGCGTGTTCGACGCGCTGATCGAGAGCCTGAGCGAACTGGCAAAGCGAGAACGCAAGGGCGACATGGTCGACTCCATGATCATCCGGGAGAGCTATGCCGGAATTTGGGTGACGCGGCCGATCAGGCGGCGTGATTAGCCGGCCTCTCGATGACCTCGACGCCGTTTTGGAATTTGACGCCTCGGACGACTTTCGGCAACTGGTTTTCGCCCTTCAGGCGCCGCCATGTTTTGGCGGCCGCGGAGACGAGCTTGAACACCATGAGCCTGGCGGTCCTTTGCGACAGCGATCCTTTGGTGCGCACGGTTCGATGACGGACCGTGGCGAACACGCTCTCGATCGGGTTCGATGTACGCAAGTGGTCCCAATGCTCGGCGGGAAAATCGAAGAAGGCGAGCAGGGCCTCGCGATCCTTGGTCAGACAGACGACCGCCTTGTCGTACTTGGCGCCGTACTTGTCGGCGAAGACGTCGATCGCGGCTTCGGCTGCCGCGCGTGTCGGCGCGCCGTAGATCTCACGGAGGTCCGCCTTCATATTGACCTGGACCGAGAGGGCGACCTTATTCAGCACGTTGGCGGTCTTGTGAACCCAACAGCGCTGGTGCCGGGTGCTCGGAAAGACCTCCTCGATCGCCTTCCAGAAGCCGAGCGCGCCGTCGCCGACGGCCAGGTCCGGCGCGATCTCGAGCCCACGCCGCTTGACGTCGACGAGGAGCTCAAGCCAGCTCTGCGCGCTCTCACGCACCCCGGTCTGGAAGCCGACGAGTTCCTTCTTGCCTTCCGGCGTGGCGCCAATCAGCACCAGCATGCAGTCGGCCTGCGGCTCCATGCGGGCCTGCAGGTAAACCCCATCCGCCCACACATAGACATAGCGTCGCGCCGAGAGGTCGCGCTTCTGCCAAGCCTCGTAATCCGTCTGCCACTCCGCCGTCAGCCGCGTGATCACCGCCGGCGACAGGTTCGGCGCGTCCTTGCCGAGGAGAGCCGAGAGGGCCTCCTGGAAGTCGCCGGTCGAAATGCCACGCAAATACAAGATCGGAAGCAGAGCATCGAGGCTCCTGGTCCGGCGTGCCCACTTGGGCAGGATCGAAGAAGTGAACCGGATCTTCTCCACCGCGCCCACCTTGCCGCGGTCGCGAACCTTGGCGCGCCGGACCGCGACAGGTCCGACCCCGGTCTGGATCGCACGCTCCGGCCCGTGGCCATGACGCACGACGCGGTCACGACCATCCGGCAGCTTCACATCCTTCCACACGGCGACGAAGGCATCGGCTTCGGCGATCAGCACCGTAGCCAGCATCCGACGGGCGCCTTCACGGGCAACTTCGGTCAGGGGATCATCGATGGCGTCAGGCTGACGCAACTGAATGACGGTGCTATCTCTCGACATGGCGTATCGCTCCTTCCTGGAGGTTCTGGCAGGCTCTCACCCGCCTCGATACGCCGCCTCTCTCAAACCGTCGTCACCCAGATTCACGCATAACTCTCATCCGGGCGCATCACTGCGCAGTCGGCATAAAAAAAGGACTCAAGATCGGGAAGCGTTCGGTCGTTCGCGCGGTGGATTCACCGTCGAGGCAACGAGCATGGCGAGTG
This sequence is a window from Phreatobacter oligotrophus. Protein-coding genes within it:
- a CDS encoding IS256 family transposase, with translation MSRDSTVIQLRQPDAIDDPLTEVAREGARRMLATVLIAEADAFVAVWKDVKLPDGRDRVVRHGHGPERAIQTGVGPVAVRRAKVRDRGKVGAVEKIRFTSSILPKWARRTRSLDALLPILYLRGISTGDFQEALSALLGKDAPNLSPAVITRLTAEWQTDYEAWQKRDLSARRYVYVWADGVYLQARMEPQADCMLVLIGATPEGKKELVGFQTGVRESAQSWLELLVDVKRRGLEIAPDLAVGDGALGFWKAIEEVFPSTRHQRCWVHKTANVLNKVALSVQVNMKADLREIYGAPTRAAAEAAIDVFADKYGAKYDKAVVCLTKDREALLAFFDFPAEHWDHLRTSNPIESVFATVRHRTVRTKGSLSQRTARLMVFKLVSAAAKTWRRLKGENQLPKVVRGVKFQNGVEVIERPANHAA
- a CDS encoding histidine phosphatase family protein; its protein translation is MPARLTLICHGATAATRASAFPLDEPLEEGVEEQARKLGLSLRRWNRAVTSPALRARQTAEALSLNAVVDTALRDCDYGRWSGRKLADIQAAHPADVTTWLSDSEAAPHGGESLRALMLRVSEWMAARLHDNGHTIAVTHASVIRAAVVDVLGAPSESFWQIDVDPLSLVDLRSDKQRWALRVSQYRR
- a CDS encoding CbtB domain-containing protein codes for the protein MTDIVLAPHTRPVPVPAGEIMPWAVFGSLLLLVAIYFVGAEQGATSLIPGMYVHEFLHDGRHLLGFPCH
- a CDS encoding CbtA family protein — encoded protein: MVGGLLLRGMLVGVIAGLLAFGFARVFGEPQIDRAIAFEELMTKATTSAPVAAHTHDATAAGGVHTHDNAPEAELVSRDTQAGLGLLTGVVIYGAAIGGLFALVFAFAYGRVGHLGARATAALLALGAYVAIVLVPNIKYPASPPAVGNPDTVGSRTGLFFLMIVVAVAALILAVALAQRLRTRLGTWNAAILAGVTFAVFIAIVQYALPSVDEVPDQFSAVVLWRFRAASLGIHAVLWTTIGLLFGALTERSMAAQVGRTIAARSLAR